A genomic region of Gemmata massiliana contains the following coding sequences:
- a CDS encoding flagellar hook assembly protein FlgD: MATSSLAGIGQDQFLQLLIAQLKNQDPLSPVDNSQFITQLAQLNTVQGLQDLNASFSQQLKLQQLTQGADLIGKTVEYLPAGATEFKTGKVTSVEAQNGSFVLQVGSDSVGLDQIQSVR; this comes from the coding sequence ATGGCCACCAGCAGTCTCGCCGGCATCGGGCAGGACCAGTTCCTCCAACTGCTCATCGCACAGCTCAAGAACCAGGACCCGCTGTCGCCGGTTGATAACAGCCAGTTCATCACCCAACTGGCCCAACTGAACACGGTTCAAGGTCTCCAAGATCTGAATGCGAGCTTCTCACAGCAACTGAAACTGCAACAGCTCACCCAGGGAGCGGACCTGATCGGTAAGACGGTCGAGTACCTTCCGGCCGGTGCGACCGAGTTCAAGACCGGGAAGGTCACCTCGGTCGAAGCCCAAAACGGCAGCTTCGTGCTGCAAGTCGGGTCCGACTCCGTGGGCCTCGATCAGATCCAATCGGTCCGTTAA
- a CDS encoding flagellar hook protein FlgE: MSLNALFIGSSGLTTNSSALDVIGNNLANLNTTGFKSQRMLFKDVVYQTINSGSTATNSVGGTNPTQFGFGVGTGSIGTMFAQGNLNPTGRNLDAGIQGSGFFVLKSSNSVSYSRAGGFDVDAAGYLVDPSTGFRVQRFGAVGEGTATTPAFQTPGNLDIQIPFGTGVAGFATTNVSYQGNLSTSMQVGDVATTAIQVYDSQSTPRALTVTFTKTAANTYSATATVSGGTATVTGGPITFNTAGQLVSPATLTVALSGIAGAAATQNITLDLGTPLASDGLSQFGGATTASAVNQDGAGFGTLTDVSIGSDGVLSGKFSNGRTLSLAQLAIAGFNNEGGLIRTGNNYFQSSVSSGEALVGVAGQGGRGTLVGGSLEASNVDIASEFAKLIIAQRGFEVNAKTVSTTSDTLQSLVAILR, from the coding sequence ATGTCTTTGAACGCTCTCTTCATCGGTTCCAGCGGCCTGACCACGAACTCGTCCGCTCTCGACGTGATCGGTAACAACCTCGCGAACCTCAACACGACCGGTTTCAAGAGCCAGCGGATGTTGTTCAAGGACGTCGTGTACCAGACGATCAACAGTGGGTCGACCGCGACGAACAGCGTCGGCGGCACGAACCCGACCCAGTTCGGGTTCGGTGTCGGCACCGGGTCGATCGGGACGATGTTCGCCCAGGGCAACCTGAACCCGACCGGCCGCAACCTAGACGCCGGTATCCAGGGCAGCGGGTTCTTCGTGCTGAAGAGCAGTAACAGCGTGTCGTACTCGCGGGCCGGCGGGTTCGACGTGGACGCGGCCGGCTACTTGGTCGACCCGAGCACCGGGTTCCGCGTGCAGCGGTTCGGGGCGGTGGGCGAGGGCACCGCGACCACCCCGGCGTTCCAGACCCCGGGTAACCTGGACATCCAGATCCCGTTCGGCACCGGCGTCGCGGGCTTCGCGACAACGAACGTGAGCTACCAGGGCAACCTGAGCACCTCAATGCAGGTCGGCGACGTGGCCACCACCGCGATCCAGGTCTACGACTCGCAGAGCACCCCCCGCGCCCTGACCGTCACGTTCACCAAGACGGCCGCGAACACCTACTCCGCGACCGCGACCGTCAGCGGCGGGACCGCGACGGTCACCGGCGGGCCGATCACGTTCAACACGGCCGGCCAGTTGGTCAGCCCGGCGACCCTGACCGTGGCCCTCTCCGGGATTGCCGGGGCCGCCGCGACCCAGAACATCACGCTGGACCTCGGCACCCCCCTGGCCTCGGACGGGCTGTCGCAGTTCGGCGGGGCCACGACCGCCAGCGCCGTGAACCAGGACGGGGCCGGGTTCGGCACCCTGACGGACGTGTCGATCGGTTCGGACGGGGTGCTCTCGGGCAAGTTCAGCAACGGGCGCACGCTCTCGCTGGCCCAACTCGCGATCGCCGGTTTCAACAACGAGGGCGGCCTGATCCGGACCGGGAACAACTACTTCCAGTCGTCGGTCTCGTCGGGCGAGGCCCTGGTCGGGGTCGCCGGACAGGGCGGCCGCGGCACGCTGGTGGGCGGCTCGCTGGAAGCCTCGAACGTGGACATCGCGAGCGAGTTCGCGAAGCTCATCATCGCCCAGCGCGGGTTCGAGGTGAACGCGAAGACGGTCTCCACGACCAGCGACACGCTCCAGTCGCTGGTGGCGATCCTCCGCTAA
- a CDS encoding FliM/FliN family flagellar motor switch protein, translating to MAEPTTTTDPTDVDPAVVAKHPQFPQLDPAAASGSGGTLDSLRDVPITITARLGHTVLPIAEILTLGPGSVVELDELINAPIELTVRGVPFAVGEVVVVNEHFAVRIKNLLPPRIGRTDL from the coding sequence ATGGCCGAACCGACGACCACGACCGACCCCACCGACGTTGACCCCGCGGTGGTGGCCAAGCACCCGCAGTTCCCGCAACTGGACCCCGCCGCCGCGAGCGGCTCGGGGGGCACGCTGGACTCACTGCGCGACGTGCCCATCACCATTACCGCCCGGCTCGGCCACACGGTCCTGCCGATCGCGGAGATCCTCACGCTCGGCCCCGGCTCGGTCGTTGAACTGGACGAACTCATTAACGCCCCGATCGAACTGACCGTTCGCGGGGTTCCGTTCGCGGTCGGCGAAGTGGTGGTCGTTAACGAGCACTTCGCCGTGCGCATCAAGAACCTGCTCCCGCCCCGAATCGGAAGGACCGACTTGTGA
- a CDS encoding FliM/FliN family flagellar motor switch protein, translating to MIPAEFDFRKPPLGQIERNVSAWLTSACRWATEAASGTLPYPATFQFAGLETPTATASIHALPEGAVGIVLATPDIIGTGAALLAFPNPLFLALLSGLVGEAPAELPVGREATPLELSLVPHLVRELFINPLTKSWPARVPPALNVSAPSIPSAVWRAGNERVMVATVTITGPFGTHPVYLMLARTGPWEDLGAAPVEQVAPVPREVIETLVREMNVEMTVVLGKADLTMHDVTSLVPGDVVVFDQKVTQPLEGLVSGTRKFRVWPGVVGDRAAVVVDTITGD from the coding sequence ATGATCCCGGCCGAGTTCGACTTCCGGAAGCCCCCGCTTGGGCAGATCGAACGCAATGTTTCGGCGTGGCTCACGAGCGCCTGTCGCTGGGCCACCGAAGCCGCCTCCGGCACTCTTCCCTATCCCGCGACGTTCCAGTTCGCGGGCCTCGAGACGCCGACCGCGACGGCCAGCATCCACGCCCTCCCCGAGGGGGCCGTCGGGATCGTGCTGGCCACGCCCGATATCATCGGCACCGGCGCCGCGCTCCTCGCGTTCCCCAATCCGCTCTTTCTCGCACTGCTCTCCGGCCTCGTCGGTGAGGCCCCGGCCGAACTCCCGGTCGGGCGCGAAGCGACCCCGCTCGAACTCTCGCTCGTCCCCCACCTGGTCCGCGAACTGTTCATCAACCCGCTGACGAAGAGCTGGCCGGCCCGCGTGCCGCCCGCGCTCAACGTGAGCGCCCCGTCGATCCCGTCGGCCGTGTGGCGCGCCGGGAACGAGCGCGTGATGGTCGCGACCGTTACGATTACCGGGCCGTTCGGCACCCACCCCGTTTACCTGATGCTCGCTCGGACCGGTCCGTGGGAGGATCTCGGGGCCGCACCGGTTGAACAGGTTGCGCCGGTGCCGCGCGAGGTGATCGAGACTTTAGTTCGCGAAATGAATGTAGAAATGACGGTGGTGCTCGGTAAAGCCGATCTCACAATGCACGACGTCACGAGTCTAGTGCCCGGGGACGTCGTTGTTTTTGATCAGAAGGTGACCCAGCCCCTCGAGGGGCTGGTGTCCGGGACGCGGAAGTTCCGCGTGTGGCCGGGGGTTGTCGGCGACCGGGCGGCGGTCGTAGTCGATACCATTACCGGAGATTGA
- a CDS encoding flagellar basal body-associated FliL family protein — MSAPAAGAPRKKSRKLILIVVCLAAIAGGAVVPMAMGGALPFGKSADKDKEKSKAKGKDNKTAIVPFGEVTVNLAEERQQRYLRTKIAILVDAEAEKEMTDLVTKKKAAVKSTLIGHLAGKNTKDVSGSVGVQRMQRELLERIEEVLYPDGNSRIRAVLFEEYVVQ; from the coding sequence GTGTCTGCACCCGCCGCCGGAGCCCCGCGCAAGAAAAGCCGTAAACTGATCCTAATCGTTGTGTGCCTCGCCGCGATCGCGGGCGGCGCCGTAGTTCCGATGGCAATGGGCGGGGCGCTCCCGTTCGGTAAGTCCGCGGACAAGGACAAAGAGAAGAGCAAGGCCAAGGGTAAGGACAACAAGACCGCGATCGTGCCGTTCGGCGAGGTGACCGTGAACTTGGCCGAGGAGCGCCAGCAGCGCTACCTGCGGACGAAGATCGCGATCCTCGTCGACGCCGAGGCTGAGAAGGAAATGACCGACCTGGTGACCAAGAAGAAGGCGGCCGTGAAGAGCACGCTGATCGGGCACCTGGCCGGGAAGAACACGAAGGACGTGAGCGGATCGGTCGGTGTTCAGCGGATGCAGCGGGAGCTCCTCGAACGGATCGAGGAAGTTCTCTACCCCGACGGCAACAGCCGCATCCGGGCCGTCTTATTTGAAGAGTACGTAGTCCAATGA
- a CDS encoding tropomyosin produces MNRRYIILSGLFALAAVAAGCTPLRGSRPDATVVPPPYGKSAFGSPDKSAPGGVIQAGAKEPGEPIVGANKFELTGGQPVGYQSSPPGQPLAQPRPTTLPPANLPPVPGATGNGNGTGSAPPVTGPGAPGNPAAPGAPGGAAPGGPGAPGTFGTPGAPNPNVLPAPTVYGKTWNLGPNEVPTDRVVELTRQLELVFQQNRELVARIKELETQGLKREQALVEAMREVEAAQAEVDKARGIISTQKSDITALQEKIRQLEREDIEMLKLMIGALEKLLPPARREP; encoded by the coding sequence GTGAACCGACGGTACATCATTCTGTCGGGCTTGTTCGCACTCGCCGCGGTCGCGGCGGGCTGCACCCCGCTTCGCGGTTCCCGACCCGATGCGACGGTGGTCCCGCCGCCATACGGCAAGTCCGCTTTCGGAAGCCCCGACAAGTCCGCTCCCGGCGGCGTGATCCAGGCCGGGGCGAAGGAACCCGGCGAGCCGATCGTCGGTGCGAACAAGTTCGAGTTGACCGGCGGTCAGCCGGTCGGGTATCAATCCTCGCCCCCGGGTCAGCCGCTCGCGCAACCGCGCCCGACGACGCTCCCGCCGGCGAACTTGCCTCCGGTCCCCGGTGCAACGGGTAACGGCAATGGCACCGGGTCGGCACCGCCGGTCACGGGTCCGGGCGCTCCCGGAAATCCCGCCGCGCCGGGTGCTCCCGGAGGCGCCGCTCCGGGCGGTCCGGGTGCCCCGGGCACTTTCGGTACTCCGGGCGCGCCGAACCCGAACGTGTTGCCGGCCCCGACCGTGTACGGCAAGACCTGGAACCTCGGACCCAACGAGGTGCCCACTGACCGTGTCGTCGAGTTGACGCGGCAGTTGGAACTGGTCTTCCAGCAGAACCGCGAGCTCGTGGCCCGCATCAAGGAACTGGAGACCCAGGGGCTCAAACGCGAACAGGCGCTCGTGGAAGCGATGCGCGAGGTCGAGGCGGCCCAAGCCGAGGTCGACAAGGCCCGGGGCATCATCTCGACGCAGAAGTCCGATATCACCGCACTCCAGGAGAAGATCCGCCAACTGGAGCGCGAGGACATCGAGATGCTGAAGCTGATGATCGGGGCGCTCGAAAAACTGCTCCCGCCCGCCCGGAGGGAGCCATGA
- a CDS encoding flagellin N-terminal helical domain-containing protein produces MNLRVTAQTRTGDAIANMRARSADLAKYQDQVSSGVRIKRASDDPTAYPQLARAKSASARLESYSQSISNATTTLNAGVSALQDVTSALTTARQIAIEGASADTAGEPANREALATQVDGLISRVLATVNARPDGQSLFSGTATNTAAFRVATTDAAGRPATIAYDGADQRARTVTARNTTTDTRYVGSAVFQQSGADTFASLIALRDELRNNPSTGSDYSLAMNQRLADLDAARTAIGETTGEQASNLATLESQDLVVSNAKLDSDSRVNDLVGTDYPMAIVKIQEQKTALDAIYAVTAQLADPGLLAFIGR; encoded by the coding sequence ATGAACCTCCGCGTAACAGCTCAGACCCGGACCGGCGACGCGATCGCGAACATGCGCGCGCGGAGCGCCGACCTCGCGAAGTATCAGGACCAGGTCTCGTCCGGCGTGCGGATCAAGCGCGCCTCCGACGACCCCACCGCGTACCCGCAACTGGCCCGGGCGAAGTCCGCGTCGGCCCGCCTGGAGTCCTACTCCCAGAGCATCTCCAACGCGACCACCACGCTCAACGCGGGCGTCAGCGCCCTCCAGGACGTGACCAGCGCGCTCACCACGGCGCGCCAGATCGCGATCGAGGGGGCCAGCGCCGACACCGCGGGCGAACCGGCCAACCGCGAGGCCCTGGCGACCCAGGTGGACGGGCTCATCAGCCGGGTGCTCGCCACGGTGAACGCGCGCCCGGACGGGCAGTCCCTGTTCTCCGGGACCGCGACCAACACGGCCGCGTTCCGCGTCGCCACCACGGACGCCGCCGGGCGCCCGGCGACGATCGCCTACGACGGCGCGGACCAGCGCGCCCGCACGGTGACCGCCCGCAACACGACCACGGACACCCGCTACGTCGGGAGCGCCGTGTTCCAGCAGTCCGGGGCGGACACGTTCGCGTCCCTCATCGCACTGCGGGACGAGCTGCGCAACAACCCGTCCACCGGCTCGGACTACTCCCTGGCCATGAACCAGCGCCTCGCGGACCTCGACGCGGCCCGCACCGCGATCGGCGAAACGACCGGCGAACAGGCTTCGAACCTCGCGACCCTCGAGTCGCAGGATCTGGTCGTCAGCAACGCGAAACTGGACTCGGACTCGCGCGTCAACGACCTGGTCGGCACGGACTACCCGATGGCGATCGTGAAAATTCAGGAGCAGAAGACCGCGCTCGACGCGATCTACGCCGTGACCGCACAACTCGCCGACCCGGGGCTGCTCGCGTTCATCGGCCGTTAA
- the flgK gene encoding flagellar hook-associated protein FlgK: protein MNAFPIGTSAIQTAQKALQLIGQNIANATTPGYHRQSVNLINTVTGSAGTGVDIASITRYTAAPVRTAIISGNANSSYFATQLDSRRQIETTLASGEGGVGDRLDSLFNQIEQLTSQPDSLASRRAILTAAGSVAQQLNSTAGDIDRLRSDINKQITSTVTELNDYATKIADLNNRILTTENRGNPTNDLRDQRDQLINELSKRVDVKTVEQPSGEINVIASGAAVVVGQYANQFQAANDATGNVVITQTGVAQPVTFNGGTLGALVQDHNTTIPAIRGRLDALAGSLAQQVNQVQATGLGSSGPLASTSSTNAVSSPTALLNAAGLPFPIQSGTLTVSVTNSNVNPSTRTNTAITIDPATQSLNDIATALSAVPGLQATVNTTTNTLDIQGQAGFTFDFAGRDSVPAGSGAVANSDTSNILSALGVNGLFVGSTAVGIKVNPTISNNPALLAAGRTGQPGDGTNLERLGAIRDQAVFGTRTLTEEFADIASTLGTDINNISDQQTAQDSTLQNLSNQELSVTGVDTNEELLHLLDYQRQIQGASKYLSVVNTAMDELMNILP from the coding sequence ATGAACGCTTTCCCCATCGGTACATCGGCCATCCAGACGGCGCAAAAGGCGCTGCAACTGATCGGCCAGAACATCGCCAACGCGACCACACCCGGGTACCACCGGCAGTCGGTGAACCTCATCAACACGGTGACGGGCTCCGCGGGCACCGGGGTGGACATCGCGTCCATCACGCGCTACACCGCGGCCCCGGTCCGCACGGCGATCATCAGTGGGAACGCGAACTCGTCGTACTTTGCGACCCAGCTCGACTCGCGCCGGCAGATCGAGACGACGCTCGCCAGCGGCGAGGGCGGGGTCGGGGACCGGCTCGACAGTCTGTTCAACCAGATCGAACAACTGACCTCGCAGCCCGACAGCCTGGCGTCGCGCCGGGCGATCCTCACGGCCGCGGGCTCGGTCGCACAGCAACTGAACTCCACCGCGGGCGACATCGACCGGCTTCGCTCGGACATCAACAAGCAGATCACGTCGACGGTCACCGAACTCAACGACTACGCCACCAAGATCGCGGACCTGAACAACCGCATCCTGACGACCGAGAACCGCGGGAACCCGACCAACGACCTCCGCGACCAGCGCGACCAGCTCATCAACGAGCTCTCGAAGCGCGTGGACGTGAAGACCGTCGAGCAGCCGTCCGGCGAGATCAACGTGATCGCGTCCGGGGCCGCGGTCGTCGTGGGCCAGTACGCGAACCAGTTCCAGGCCGCGAACGACGCGACGGGCAACGTCGTCATCACTCAGACGGGTGTGGCGCAACCGGTTACGTTCAATGGGGGCACCCTGGGTGCCCTGGTGCAGGACCACAACACGACCATCCCGGCGATCCGCGGGCGCCTCGACGCCCTCGCCGGCTCGCTGGCCCAGCAGGTGAACCAGGTCCAGGCGACGGGCCTCGGGTCGAGCGGGCCGCTCGCCTCGACGAGCAGCACCAACGCGGTGTCCTCCCCCACGGCGCTCCTCAACGCGGCGGGGCTCCCGTTCCCGATCCAATCCGGGACGCTCACCGTGAGCGTGACCAACAGCAACGTCAACCCCAGTACCCGCACGAACACGGCAATCACGATCGACCCGGCGACCCAGAGCCTGAACGACATCGCGACCGCGCTCAGCGCCGTCCCGGGGCTGCAAGCGACCGTCAACACAACGACGAACACGCTCGATATCCAGGGGCAGGCGGGCTTCACCTTCGACTTCGCCGGGCGCGACTCGGTCCCGGCCGGGTCCGGTGCGGTGGCGAACTCGGACACCTCGAACATCCTGTCCGCCCTCGGCGTGAACGGGCTGTTCGTCGGTTCGACCGCGGTCGGTATCAAGGTGAACCCGACGATCTCGAACAACCCCGCACTGCTCGCGGCGGGCCGCACCGGGCAACCGGGCGACGGGACCAACCTGGAGCGCCTCGGGGCGATCCGGGACCAGGCGGTCTTCGGTACCCGCACCCTGACGGAAGAGTTCGCCGACATCGCGTCCACGCTCGGCACCGACATCAACAACATCAGCGACCAGCAGACGGCCCAGGACAGCACGCTCCAGAACCTGAGCAACCAGGAACTGTCCGTCACGGGCGTGGACACGAACGAAGAACTGCTCCACTTGCTCGACTACCAGCGCCAGATCCAGGGCGCCTCGAAATACCTGTCCGTCGTGAACACCGCGATGGACGAACTCATGAACATCCTCCCGTAA
- the flgN gene encoding flagellar export chaperone FlgN — translation MPQPLSIITETFLQHLRVEEQFLAEVLAKANDVYAALRAGDMRAANAVTPQLTADAAGLRAASAQRAVVAADLARALGLPVQDLKLTLLVENLPDPLRADVDAARARLTAATAELAAVQTRNANLLAHLRSFFRDVLADLTADDTPARYGPSGNWLAPSAGSALLTPGYPQ, via the coding sequence GTGCCCCAACCGCTTTCGATCATCACCGAGACGTTCCTCCAGCACCTGCGGGTTGAGGAGCAGTTCCTCGCCGAAGTGCTGGCTAAGGCGAACGACGTTTACGCGGCCCTACGCGCCGGCGATATGAGGGCCGCCAACGCGGTCACCCCACAACTCACCGCGGACGCGGCCGGGCTCCGGGCCGCGAGCGCGCAGCGGGCCGTGGTTGCGGCGGACCTCGCCCGCGCCCTCGGACTGCCCGTCCAGGATCTTAAACTTACGCTCCTCGTCGAGAACCTGCCCGACCCGCTCCGCGCGGACGTCGACGCGGCGCGCGCCCGACTCACCGCGGCGACCGCCGAACTCGCGGCGGTTCAGACGCGGAACGCAAATCTTCTCGCCCACCTTCGATCCTTCTTCCGAGACGTGTTGGCCGACCTCACGGCGGACGACACTCCGGCGCGTTACGGCCCCTCTGGTAACTGGTTGGCCCCCTCGGCCGGCTCAGCGCTCCTGACACCCGGATACCCTCAATGA
- a CDS encoding rod-binding protein: MTTISDPYAAKSGATVQSKADSRLKNMAGEMEATFLSMLLKEMRQTLDPEEGGGMFPGDSGDVQGGLFDLYLGRHMADGGGIGLATALVRQMQNAGAVPKTVTPTDAHSAPTAFDHHRDVPPAPAG; encoded by the coding sequence ATGACCACAATTTCTGACCCCTACGCGGCCAAGTCCGGTGCTACGGTTCAGAGCAAGGCCGACTCGCGCTTGAAGAACATGGCCGGCGAGATGGAAGCGACCTTCCTCTCGATGCTGCTGAAGGAAATGCGCCAGACCCTCGACCCCGAAGAGGGCGGCGGCATGTTCCCCGGCGACTCCGGCGACGTGCAGGGCGGCCTGTTTGACCTGTACTTGGGTCGGCACATGGCCGACGGCGGGGGCATCGGGCTGGCGACCGCGCTAGTCCGGCAGATGCAGAACGCCGGCGCCGTGCCGAAAACGGTAACCCCGACCGATGCACACAGTGCCCCAACCGCTTTCGATCATCACCGAGACGTTCCTCCAGCACCTGCGGGTTGA
- a CDS encoding flagellar basal body P-ring protein FlgI: protein MTDGSSARRSFPQGGYMYRLLIAAATALVVTSQASAQVRIKDITDVSGARGNQLFGFGLVVGLDGTGSRSTFTQQIAVDMLQRMGTTTQIFSQLPAESVLRSTSISAVMVTAELGPFARKGGKVDVTVSAIDDARSLQGGTLIFTPLRGADGNVYALAQGPLSIGGFSVTVGGGGVQKNHVNVGRIPSGGLIEKEAPGELVRDGKATLLLKDPDFNTARLIAKTINERYPGTASAADPGAVVLCQPTDLTKSATQLIAEVGLLEVRPDIPARIVINERTGTIVAGEHVALSPTAVAHGNLYIGVSINPLVSQPAPFSGGVTTVVPRVQVASSEQQARLVPLPKSTTVSDVARTMNALGVTPRDLIAIFQAMKKAGALHAELIIE, encoded by the coding sequence ATGACCGACGGGTCATCGGCCCGTCGGTCGTTCCCACAAGGGGGATATATGTACCGGCTGTTGATCGCCGCCGCCACCGCACTCGTGGTGACGTCCCAGGCGTCCGCCCAGGTGCGGATCAAGGACATCACCGACGTGTCCGGGGCGCGCGGGAACCAGTTGTTCGGGTTCGGTCTGGTGGTCGGGCTGGACGGCACCGGGAGCCGCAGCACGTTCACCCAGCAGATCGCGGTGGACATGCTCCAGCGCATGGGCACGACGACGCAGATCTTCAGCCAGCTCCCGGCCGAGTCGGTCCTCCGCTCCACGAGTATTTCGGCGGTGATGGTGACGGCCGAACTCGGACCGTTCGCGCGAAAGGGCGGGAAGGTGGACGTCACCGTGTCCGCGATCGACGACGCCCGGAGTCTTCAGGGCGGTACACTGATCTTCACCCCTCTCCGCGGGGCCGACGGTAACGTGTACGCGCTCGCCCAGGGGCCGCTGTCCATCGGTGGTTTCTCGGTGACGGTGGGCGGTGGCGGCGTACAGAAGAACCACGTAAACGTCGGCCGCATCCCGAGCGGCGGGCTCATCGAGAAGGAAGCACCCGGTGAACTCGTCCGCGACGGGAAGGCCACGCTGCTCCTGAAAGACCCCGATTTCAACACGGCGCGACTGATCGCGAAGACGATCAACGAGCGCTACCCCGGGACCGCGAGTGCCGCCGATCCCGGCGCAGTGGTGCTGTGCCAGCCGACCGACCTGACCAAGTCGGCGACCCAGCTCATTGCCGAGGTTGGGCTGCTGGAGGTGCGCCCGGACATACCGGCCCGGATCGTAATTAACGAGCGCACCGGAACGATCGTGGCGGGCGAACACGTCGCGCTTTCTCCCACCGCGGTGGCTCACGGGAACCTGTACATCGGGGTCTCGATTAACCCGCTCGTGTCGCAGCCCGCGCCGTTCTCCGGCGGGGTGACTACGGTCGTCCCGCGGGTGCAGGTCGCGAGCAGCGAGCAGCAGGCGCGCCTCGTTCCGCTGCCCAAATCCACAACGGTGTCGGACGTGGCGCGGACCATGAACGCCCTCGGCGTCACCCCGCGCGACTTGATCGCCATCTTCCAGGCCATGAAGAAGGCCGGTGCGCTCCACGCGGAACTGATTATCGAGTGA
- a CDS encoding flagellar basal body L-ring protein FlgH, giving the protein MRRWILASVGLLGAIAATGRADSLWERRDPRYGFLFQDNRARNIGDVLTITITESTVANEQDQKALNRATTSSGQVQVFGGGPVGTGTAGGAGTVTAPGVGFVYPNQTSNMSFTGNAQNTVNRVFTDRMAVTVVDVMPNGNLVVEGYRRRVVQGEERVLRITGIVRPADIGVGNVITSGFVANFNISYLGNGPSTRTTRQGYLGRLGNLLRP; this is encoded by the coding sequence ATGAGGCGCTGGATATTAGCTTCCGTCGGGCTCCTCGGCGCGATCGCCGCGACCGGGCGGGCCGATTCGCTCTGGGAGCGGCGCGACCCGCGGTACGGGTTCCTGTTCCAGGACAACCGCGCCCGGAACATCGGTGACGTGCTAACGATCACCATCACCGAATCGACCGTCGCGAACGAGCAGGACCAGAAGGCCCTGAACCGCGCGACCACGTCGAGCGGTCAGGTGCAGGTGTTCGGCGGCGGGCCGGTCGGCACCGGCACCGCGGGCGGGGCCGGCACCGTGACCGCGCCGGGCGTCGGGTTCGTGTACCCGAACCAGACCAGCAACATGTCGTTCACCGGGAACGCGCAAAACACGGTCAACCGCGTGTTCACGGATCGGATGGCGGTGACGGTGGTGGACGTGATGCCCAACGGCAACCTCGTCGTCGAGGGGTACCGGCGGCGCGTCGTGCAGGGCGAAGAGCGCGTGCTGCGCATCACCGGCATCGTGCGCCCGGCCGACATCGGGGTCGGGAACGTCATCACGTCCGGGTTCGTCGCGAACTTCAACATCAGTTACCTGGGGAACGGTCCGTCGACGCGCACGACGCGCCAGGGCTACCTCGGGCGCCTCGGCAACCTGCTGCGGCCGTGA
- a CDS encoding flagella basal body P-ring formation protein FlgA has translation MRSSRFLLALLGAALVHTGLRAADPVVVEVLERSTAGTMMVTVGDVAVVSGGDADARVRVARLDLADLKPRDQNVVIGRRSVEYRIQLAGTDAVRVIGAERSTVTVVRRTVTADEVVAVARAELFRHSADTPGLAIELATPLVVKLPEIPRDERISITAKPRAKAGATGRVQMDMTIASSTGETLLAFAIHLDVRSNARPDPGAVVRAGGTSASVSSMPGAAVLPASAVGTAPVTNEVLVRSRQRVEVQVQNGDLKVVMVGEAQQDGRLGQTVFVQNLDSKKLVPAKVVGPGKLEIEIGGKSP, from the coding sequence ATGCGAAGTTCTCGGTTCCTGCTCGCCCTTCTGGGCGCGGCCCTTGTTCACACGGGCCTGCGCGCGGCCGATCCGGTCGTGGTCGAAGTTCTCGAGCGCTCGACCGCCGGGACCATGATGGTCACGGTCGGCGACGTCGCGGTCGTGTCCGGGGGCGACGCGGACGCCCGCGTTCGGGTGGCGCGGCTCGACCTCGCGGACCTCAAACCGCGCGACCAGAACGTCGTCATCGGGCGCCGGTCGGTCGAGTACCGAATTCAACTGGCCGGAACGGACGCGGTGCGGGTCATCGGGGCCGAGCGCTCGACCGTCACGGTGGTGCGCCGGACCGTCACGGCCGACGAGGTCGTCGCGGTGGCGCGGGCGGAACTCTTTCGCCACTCGGCAGATACGCCGGGGCTCGCGATCGAACTCGCTACGCCGCTCGTGGTGAAGCTCCCGGAGATCCCCCGGGACGAGCGCATCTCGATCACCGCGAAACCGCGCGCGAAAGCCGGCGCGACCGGTCGCGTGCAAATGGACATGACCATCGCCAGTAGCACCGGGGAAACGCTCCTCGCCTTCGCCATCCACCTCGACGTGCGGTCGAACGCGCGCCCGGACCCGGGTGCGGTGGTGCGCGCCGGTGGGACGAGCGCGAGCGTCTCGTCCATGCCCGGCGCTGCCGTGCTCCCCGCGAGCGCGGTGGGGACCGCACCGGTCACCAATGAAGTGCTTGTGCGCTCCCGGCAGCGGGTGGAAGTACAGGTCCAGAACGGCGACCTCAAGGTCGTGATGGTCGGAGAGGCCCAGCAGGACGGGCGCCTCGGCCAGACCGTTTTCGTGCAGAACCTCGACTCGAAGAAGCTGGTTCCCGCGAAGGTCGTTGGCCCCGGCAAGCTCGAGATCGAAATCGGAGGGAAATCGCCATGA